taacttgttgttgttgttgataataatactaacctatgagtgtgttaacttgttgttgttgttaataataatactaacctatgagtgtgttaacttgttgttgttaataatactaacctatgagtgtgttaacttgttgttaataatACTAACCTATGAGTGTGATAACTTGTTGTTGTTAATAACAATACTAACCTATGAGTGTGTTAACTTGTTGTTGATAATAATACTAACCTATGAGTGTGTTAACTTGTTGTTGTTAATAATACTAACCTATGAGtgtgttaacttgttgttaataatactactaacctatgagtgtgttaacttgttgttaaaaatactaacctatgagtgtgttaacttgttgttaataatactaacctatgagtgtgttaacttgttgttaataatactactaacctatgagtgtgttaacttgttgttaataatactactaacctatgagtgtgttaacttgttgttaataatactactaacctatgagtgtgttaacttgttgttgttgttaataataacactaacctatgagtgtgttaacttgttgttgttgttaataataataatactaacctatgagtgtgataacttgttgttgttgttaataatACTCACCTATGAGTGTGTTAACTTGTTGTTGATAATAATACTAACCTATGAGTGTgttaacttgttgttgttgttaataatAATACTAACCTATGAGTGTGTTAACTTGTTGTTGATAATAATACTAACCTATGAGtgtgttaacttgttgttaataatACTAACCTATGAGTGTGTTAACTTGTTGTTGTGTCAGTTCTGTTACAtgaagttgttgttgttgttgtttaggtgCGTAACCTGACGTGGTGGACTTTGActcaggaggaagagggagaaataCCACTCCAGAAAGTCTCCTCTATCAGCCACCGAGAGCAGAGACCCCAGGtccacggtgagacagacagacagacagacagacagacagacagacagacagacagacagacagacagacagacagacagacagacagacagacagacaccaggtccagggtgagacagacagacagacagacagacagacagacagacagacagacagacagacagacagacacatagacagacacatagacagacagacagacaccaagcccagggtgagacagacagacagacagacagacagacagacagacagacaggcagactgacacatagacagacagacaccacgcccagggtgagacagacagacagacagacagacagacagacagacagacagacagacagacaggcagactgacacatagacagacagacaccacgcCCAGggtgagacagatagacagacagacagacagacagacagacagacagacagacagacagacagacagacagacaggcagacacacagacaggcagacaagacTAGATCAAAACCTTTGCTACAGATGGACTGACACAGTAATGTTGCTTTACATTCTGTGGTGTGTGAAGGTTCTGCTCCGGTGCGGAGGGCGGTCTGCGGCCGCGGGGCGGGGCTCTGCAGCTCAGCGGAGGGGCCAGCAGAAGAGGTTCCGTTACCCAGAATCCCCAGCGTTAGAGAGAGTGTGTTTTGGTCTCGCTTCTGCTGCGTCAATGCCATTCTGCTGATCTGTGTTAATATATTCCTCTACGCTTACTtcgcctgacctctgacctctaactgCTGTCCCAGTAGGATACTTCCTGTGGGTGTTTCCATCTCTACATAAATCAATGTTCTTATGGTTCTAGAAGATGTATCGTTCTAGAATGTTACGGACCTGTGATGTCACAGTGGGTAGGGTCCCATTTAGTGTACTGTATATGGACCTCTGATTGGTCAATATTGTGTCCTTGTGTAAATGAGATTCATGAATAAACACGTGGCCACGTCTTGTAATCTACAGAGGAAAAACTTTATTGTCATCAAGATCAGAGATCAgtggttagaggtcagaggtccggggttagaggtcagggtctAGGGGCTAGGGGAGATACAtttcctataggttcaccacacacacagtagagtAGCATGAAATACACCTGACCCCATACCTCAACCAGACCCATAGCATGTTGTATCAATACTACAATAACTAACTGTTACATGAAATACACctcaccctgacccctgacccctgaccccaaccAGACCCATAGCATGTTGCATCAATACTACAATAACTAACTGTTACATGAAATACACctcaccctgacccctgaccccaaccAGACCCATAGCATGTTGCATCAATACTACAATAACTAACTGTTACATGAAATACACctcaccctgacccctgaccccaaccAGACCCATAGCATGTTGCATCAATACTACAATAACTAACTGTTACATGAAATACACctcaccctgacccctgacccctgaccccataCAGATATATACTTCAACCAGACCCATAGAATGTTGCATCAATACTACAATAACTAACTGTTACATGAAATACACctcaccctgacccctgaccccataCAGACCCATAGCAtgctgcttgtcaaacatctcattccaaaatcatgggctttaatatggagttggcccttgctgctataacagcctccactcttctgggaaggctttccactagatgttggaacattgctgctataacagcctccactcctctgggaaggctttccactagatgtaggaacattgctgctataacagcctccactcttctgggaaggctttccactagatgtaggaacattgctgctataacagcctccactcttctgggaaggctttccactagatgttggaacattgctgctataacagcctccactcttctgggaaggctttccactagatgtaggaacattgctgctataacagcctccactcttctgggaaggctttccactagatgtaggaacattgctgctataacagcctccactcttctgggaaggctttccactagatgttggaacattgctgctataacagcctccactcctctgggaaggctttccactagatgttggaacatttctgctataacagcctccactcttctgggaaggctttccactagatgtaggaacattgctgctataacagcctccactcttctggaaaggccttccactagatgtaggaacattgctgcggggacttgcttccgttcagccacaagagcttTTAGTCGGCCACTGATGTTGGGGGATTAGGCCACTTCTGTATAGACCTGGCTTTTTGcacagggggcattgtcatgctgaaacaagaaagggctcCAAAGATGGAAgagtcatctagaatgtcattgtgtgccggctgccatggaaacccatttcaggaaACTGCCGACGACCAGTTcttgttgcttccagaggcagtgtggaactcggtagtgatgtgtgtgtgtgtgtgtgtgtgtgtgtgtgtgtgtgtgtgtgtgtgtgtgtgtgtgtgtgtgtgtgtgtgtgtgtgtgtgtgtgtgtgtgtgtgtgtgtgtgttgcaaccgaggacagacgagttttacaaactgacttgaaatttgacaaactgacttgttggaaaagtggcatcctatgacggtgttgaaagtcgctgagctcctcagtaaggccattctactgccaatgtttgtctatggagattgcatggctgtgggctcgatttgatacacctgtcagcaacagatgTGGGTGAAATCCACTCATtgtgaaatagccaaatccactcatttgaggGGGTTCCCATATtcttttgcatatatagtgtacCTTAGCTGATCAGAGTTACGTagacatgtgtttgtgtgtgtgtgtgtgtgtgtgtgtatcagtgtgtgtgtgtgtgtgtcagtgtgtgtgtgtgtttgtgtgtgtgtgtgtgtgtgtgtcagtgtgcgtgtgtgtttgtgtgtgtgtgtgtcagtgtgtgtgtgtgtgtgtgtgtgtgtctgtctgtctgtctgtgtgtcagtgtgtgtgtgtgtgtgtgtgtctgtctgtgtgtctgtgtgtgtgtgtgtgtgtgtgtgtgtgtgtgtgtgtgtgtgtgtgtgtgtgtgtgtgtgtgtcagtgtgtgtgtgtgtgtttgtgtgtgtgtcagtgtgtgtgtgtgtgtgtcagtgtgtgtgtgtgtttgtgtgtgtgtgtgtgtgtgtgtgtgtgtgtgtgtgtcagtgtgtgtgtgtgtgtgtgtgtgtgtgtgtgtctgtctgtgtgtctgtgtgtcagtgtgtgtgtgtgtgtgtgtgtgtgtcagtgtgtgtgtgtgtttgtgtgtgtgtgtgtgtgtgtgtgtgtcagtgtgtgtgtgtgtgtgtgtcagtgtgtgtgtgtgtttgtgtgtgtgtgtgtgtgtgtgtgtgtcagtgtgtgtgtgtgtgtgtgtgtgtgtgtgtgtgtgtgtgtgtgtctgtctgtgtgtctgtgtgtcagtgtgtgtgtgtgtgtgtgtgtgtgtgtctgtctgtgtgtctgtgtgtctgtgtgtgtgtgtgtatgtgtgtgtgtgtgtgtgtgtttgtgtgtctgtgtgtgtgtgtgtgtgtatcagtgtgtgtgtgtgtgtgttagtgtgtgtgtgtgtgtcagtgtgtgtgtgtgtggttatgtagGGGCAGAATAGCCCCAGTTCAGGTTCCTGCTTGGTTCTCTTCTGTTGGAGTAGCTGGCTGGGGCTGGATGGTGttgggtaggggtgtgtgtgtggtgtgtgttaggggagtgggtggtgtgtgtgttagggttaggggtgtgTGTGCGAGGgtgagtggggtgtgtgtggtgcTCAGCTAGATACGGGTTAGGGGTGTTTGTGTGGGCTAGGGTTAggggtgtgtaggggtttgggttagggtccGGTAGATGCatggcagtgtgtgtgagagggtgtgcaggtgtgtgtgtgtgtagaggtgtgtgtgaaggtgtgtgtgtgtgtagaggtgtgtCAGGAGGGTCGGTCAGGTAGACAGGTCTCTCCTGGGCGATGCTGTGTGATCTGTAGAAGTCAACCAATCGGTTGAGAGACGAGAAAGTCTCCTCCCACACACAGTACTGACCCAACCCCTCGAGAACCAGGAAGTGCTCGACCATGTCGCCATAGCTACaaagcgagaggggggagagacagacagagatggggagggagggagggagagagagagagagagagagagggggggggggagagacagacagagatggagagggagggagggagggcgggagagagagagagatggagagggagagagagagagagagagagagagggagagagagagagagagagagagagagagagagagagagagagagagagggagagagagagagggagagagagagagagaaagagagagagagagagagagagagagagagagagagggcgagagagggagagagagggagagagagagagaattagttagttagttagttagttccaGAAGTGGTTGACATGTCAGAAAATGATGAATTAAATCATACTTC
The sequence above is drawn from the Oncorhynchus mykiss isolate Arlee unplaced genomic scaffold, USDA_OmykA_1.1 un_scaffold_270, whole genome shotgun sequence genome and encodes:
- the LOC118948936 gene encoding GRB2-related adapter protein-like — translated: MEAVAVFSFRAKERDELSFQKGEILKVTEMDEDPNWMMAELHGRRGYVPENYISLLPHPWFAGRVSRQQAEQRLRWEERGVFLVRESESSPGEFSVSVSYGDMVEHFLVLEGLGQYCVWEETFSSLNRLVDFYRSHSIAQERPVYLTDPPDTPLHTHTPSHTPLHTHTPAHPLTHTAMHLPDPNPNPYTPLTLAHTNTPNPMTMPPVQKARSIQKWPNPPTSVAD